In one Niveibacterium umoris genomic region, the following are encoded:
- a CDS encoding SRPBCC family protein gives MIRLLALIGVLLAIPARAEIIDSAERGFTVVQTASVAASPDRAWQALTSEVGRWWHPEHTWFGRADALSINARAGGCFCEISGDAQVEHARVIFVQPGKLLRMSGALGPMQGMGLSGLIDWQFAAKDGETLITLRSRFGGYAPEGLGALAKPVDYVLGLQLKRLAAHIEGRELPR, from the coding sequence ATGATCCGCTTGCTTGCATTGATTGGCGTGTTGCTGGCGATCCCCGCTCGCGCCGAGATCATCGACAGCGCCGAGCGCGGTTTCACCGTCGTGCAGACCGCCAGTGTGGCGGCGAGCCCGGATCGGGCCTGGCAAGCGCTGACCAGTGAGGTGGGGCGCTGGTGGCACCCGGAGCACACCTGGTTCGGCAGGGCGGATGCCTTGAGCATCAATGCGCGGGCGGGCGGGTGCTTTTGCGAAATTTCCGGCGACGCGCAGGTGGAACATGCACGTGTGATCTTCGTCCAGCCGGGGAAGCTGCTGCGCATGAGCGGTGCGCTCGGCCCGATGCAGGGCATGGGCCTGAGCGGGCTGATCGACTGGCAATTCGCGGCGAAAGACGGCGAGACGCTGATCACGCTGCGCAGCCGCTTTGGCGGCTACGCGCCTGAAGGCCTCGGCGCGCTGGCCAAGCCGGTCGATTACGTGCTCGGGCTGCAGCTCAAACGCCTTGCCGCCCACATCGAAGGTCGCGAGTTGCCGCGCTGA
- a CDS encoding rhomboid family intramembrane serine protease, producing the protein MSAAIRLPYVSVALAGCALAALALPEGLQDALALSRAPLTGGALWQLWSGHLMHFGATHALTDLLALCCAAVLVEADLGSRRTLLLYFGAAPLISLTTLLAAPHLVAYRGASALAVTLCFAAAERLWRDRHLRAPLLLIAAAFTAKLACDAWGLQTDLSGLPAGIAVAWQAHVAGAVIGLILALIPQVRRRAPNATA; encoded by the coding sequence GTGAGCGCTGCAATCCGCCTGCCGTACGTCAGTGTCGCGCTGGCGGGCTGTGCACTCGCCGCCCTTGCGCTGCCCGAAGGCTTGCAAGACGCATTGGCGCTGTCGCGCGCGCCCCTCACCGGCGGCGCATTGTGGCAACTGTGGAGTGGCCACCTCATGCACTTTGGCGCCACCCACGCGTTGACCGACCTGCTCGCGCTCTGCTGTGCCGCGGTGCTTGTCGAAGCCGATCTCGGCAGCCGCCGCACGCTGCTGCTCTACTTCGGCGCAGCGCCGCTGATCTCGCTGACGACACTGCTGGCCGCGCCGCACCTCGTCGCCTATCGCGGCGCCTCAGCCCTGGCGGTGACGCTGTGTTTTGCGGCAGCGGAGCGACTGTGGCGGGACCGCCATCTGCGTGCGCCGCTGCTACTCATTGCAGCGGCGTTCACCGCCAAACTGGCGTGCGACGCCTGGGGTTTGCAGACCGATCTCAGCGGCCTGCCCGCAGGTATTGCCGTTGCCTGGCAGGCGCATGTCGCCGGGGCCGTGATCGGGCTGATCCTCGCCCTCATTCCGCAAGTGCGGCGGCGCGCGCCGAACGCTACGGCATGA
- a CDS encoding helix-turn-helix transcriptional regulator encodes MREIIEVGPACRERFLDQQQFPEFGDAGIWIGGLSELRDHHRIDRQFSGRAMLSFALDGSSRFMIGDTAGHLCAGEAIFIPPEVRFSLTLDEGGYRDSAWIIVEWTPAWRELAALPCHFRWPDGRRFAGALEALHAEHFTAAGSRLRMLLIEQCREYMLREARRMAGGKRRDALVDTLLVEVLNDLARPWTLDTLCRRAGLSPAQLNRRFLAQCGEPPMARISALRLQRAALLLSSCDRAIGSIAESVGYPNAFHFSTAFKARFGESPSQYRHRNSGASGH; translated from the coding sequence ATGCGCGAGATCATCGAAGTCGGCCCCGCGTGTCGCGAGCGCTTTCTCGATCAGCAGCAGTTCCCGGAATTCGGGGATGCCGGCATCTGGATCGGCGGGCTCTCGGAACTGCGTGATCACCACCGCATCGATCGCCAGTTCTCTGGTCGCGCGATGCTCAGCTTTGCGCTGGACGGGAGTTCTCGTTTCATGATCGGCGACACCGCCGGACACCTTTGCGCGGGTGAAGCGATCTTCATACCGCCCGAAGTGCGCTTCAGCCTCACGCTCGATGAAGGCGGTTACCGCGACAGCGCCTGGATCATCGTCGAGTGGACGCCAGCCTGGCGTGAGCTCGCAGCGCTGCCGTGCCATTTCAGATGGCCCGACGGCCGCCGCTTCGCAGGCGCACTCGAGGCTCTGCATGCAGAACACTTCACGGCGGCCGGCTCGCGCCTGCGCATGCTGCTGATCGAGCAGTGCCGCGAGTACATGCTGCGCGAGGCGCGACGCATGGCGGGCGGCAAGCGCCGCGACGCGCTGGTCGACACGCTGCTGGTCGAGGTACTTAACGATCTCGCGCGGCCGTGGACGCTCGACACCTTATGCCGTCGTGCCGGCCTCTCGCCGGCGCAGTTGAACCGGCGTTTCCTCGCCCAGTGCGGCGAGCCACCCATGGCACGGATTTCGGCGCTTCGCCTGCAACGTGCTGCGCTGCTGCTGAGCAGTTGTGATCGGGCGATCGGGTCCATTGCCGAGTCGGTTGGATACCCGAACGCGTTCCACTTTTCCACCGCGTTCAAGGCGCGTTTCGGCGAATCGCCGAGTCAATACCGCCACAGGAACAGTGGCGCGTCGGGGCACTGA
- a CDS encoding EAL domain-containing protein: MVGFAGPEAGVTGIAQARLDELTQLDHLRETAPQRAAEFGEALLDSALSGSDAVLASAVRLRLGETMRVLGRIADATAHLQAALAFYESSGDRSGEAWAHHHLATVCAASGLLDQALRHIENARDLFELLDEAAGMARALVTEAVTYSNTGRPQEGLQLAERAERIYRLRCPEREVELGYALYNRATPLIALGRPEEAREALTEALEIGRRNGPGRLAALALGQLGVIHHRAGTLDAARADIEGAMQLGETMGEPVVVAWSRYHLASIATEIGDNAAFDAHMDRALAVAQSHGLLDCHVACLDQLHKHYERIGDTTAALATHRELLAARMNQLERASSYNLRYMQAVRSLEDSRANNAELEERVSERTRELSETVDRLQREIARREEIERQVRFLAERDPLTRCPNRRALISFLGEMLDAAAGAQHVAVIFIDVDRFKQINDSLGHTAGDAVLCDVAQRLGMATGEGGLLSRYGGDEFVAVIPLTTPVEAGRALADREMAQSVARVRRCFEKPFSVGDEQFYLDCSIGASLHPQDGNEPESLIACADMAMYAVKQSGRGGHALFDVSLAEAAHERLALEKSLRHATERGEFELRFEPRVSSRGGLVVALEALLRWRHPKLGWVPPSRFIPIAEDTGEIVPIGRWVLEQACMHLAGWRAIGHHDLRIAVNVSARQIKDIELLPAIEHALKASGLPPDALELEVTESLLIEDPEGVARVLGRLKGVGVRISLDDFGMGYSNLAMLARMPLDILKLDRSLVEEMVCSTRAATVVASIVSLARGLGLSVVAEGVQDEGTRIALTALACESFQGYLFSQPMTAEEVSARLAAVG; this comes from the coding sequence ATGGTGGGTTTTGCTGGACCGGAAGCCGGTGTCACCGGTATCGCGCAGGCGCGATTGGACGAACTGACGCAACTCGATCACTTGCGTGAGACCGCGCCGCAGCGCGCGGCCGAGTTTGGCGAGGCGCTGCTCGATAGCGCGCTGAGTGGTTCGGATGCGGTGTTGGCCTCTGCAGTGCGACTGAGGCTGGGCGAAACGATGCGTGTGCTCGGCCGTATCGCCGATGCCACTGCACACTTGCAGGCCGCACTGGCCTTCTACGAATCGAGCGGCGATCGCTCCGGCGAGGCCTGGGCGCATCACCATCTGGCCACGGTGTGTGCCGCGAGCGGGCTGCTCGATCAGGCGCTGCGCCATATCGAGAATGCGCGCGACCTGTTCGAACTGCTCGACGAGGCGGCGGGCATGGCGCGCGCGCTGGTGACCGAGGCCGTCACCTACTCGAACACCGGGCGCCCACAAGAGGGTTTGCAACTGGCCGAACGCGCCGAGCGCATCTATCGACTGCGCTGCCCCGAGCGCGAGGTCGAACTCGGTTATGCCCTCTACAACCGCGCGACGCCGCTGATCGCGCTGGGGCGCCCGGAAGAAGCAAGAGAGGCTTTGACCGAAGCGCTCGAAATCGGGCGGCGTAACGGTCCGGGCCGCCTGGCGGCACTGGCGCTGGGGCAGCTTGGCGTGATCCATCACCGCGCCGGCACGCTCGACGCCGCACGTGCGGACATCGAAGGCGCGATGCAGCTGGGCGAGACGATGGGCGAACCGGTGGTGGTGGCCTGGAGCCGTTATCACCTCGCCTCGATTGCCACCGAAATCGGCGATAACGCTGCGTTCGACGCACACATGGATCGCGCGCTCGCCGTCGCTCAGAGTCACGGCCTGCTCGATTGCCATGTCGCCTGTCTTGACCAGTTGCACAAGCATTACGAGCGTATCGGGGATACGACCGCGGCGCTGGCAACGCACCGCGAACTGCTGGCCGCGCGCATGAATCAGCTTGAGCGGGCGAGTTCGTACAACCTGCGTTACATGCAGGCCGTGCGCTCGCTTGAAGATTCGCGTGCCAACAACGCCGAGCTGGAGGAACGGGTTTCAGAGCGAACCCGAGAGCTGTCTGAAACGGTGGATCGCTTGCAGCGCGAGATCGCGCGGCGCGAAGAGATTGAACGCCAGGTGCGCTTCCTCGCCGAACGCGATCCGCTGACGCGTTGTCCGAACCGCCGGGCGCTGATCTCGTTTCTCGGCGAAATGCTCGACGCGGCTGCCGGCGCGCAGCATGTCGCAGTGATCTTCATCGACGTCGACCGCTTCAAGCAGATCAATGACTCGCTGGGCCACACCGCTGGCGACGCCGTGTTGTGCGATGTGGCGCAGCGGCTTGGCATGGCCACCGGGGAAGGCGGCCTGCTGTCGCGCTATGGGGGCGACGAATTTGTCGCCGTGATCCCGCTCACGACGCCGGTCGAGGCCGGGCGCGCCCTAGCCGATCGCGAAATGGCCCAGTCGGTGGCCCGCGTGCGGCGCTGCTTCGAAAAACCCTTCAGCGTTGGCGACGAGCAGTTCTATCTGGATTGCAGCATCGGCGCGAGCCTGCACCCGCAGGATGGCAACGAGCCCGAATCACTGATCGCCTGCGCCGACATGGCGATGTACGCGGTCAAGCAGTCCGGCCGGGGCGGCCACGCCCTCTTCGACGTGTCGCTGGCGGAGGCGGCCCACGAACGCCTGGCGCTGGAAAAATCGCTGCGCCATGCAACCGAACGCGGTGAATTCGAATTGCGCTTCGAACCACGCGTGTCGTCGCGAGGGGGGCTGGTCGTCGCGCTTGAAGCATTGTTGCGCTGGCGCCATCCGAAGCTCGGCTGGGTGCCGCCGTCGCGCTTCATCCCGATCGCCGAGGACACCGGAGAGATCGTGCCGATCGGTCGCTGGGTGCTGGAGCAGGCCTGCATGCACCTGGCCGGCTGGCGCGCGATCGGGCATCACGACCTGCGCATTGCGGTCAACGTGTCGGCGCGCCAGATCAAGGACATCGAGTTGCTGCCGGCGATCGAACATGCACTCAAGGCGAGCGGCCTGCCGCCTGATGCGCTCGAGCTGGAAGTGACGGAATCGCTGCTGATCGAAGACCCGGAGGGCGTGGCCCGGGTGCTCGGGCGTCTCAAGGGTGTCGGCGTGCGCATCTCGCTCGACGATTTCGGCATGGGTTACTCGAACCTGGCGATGCTCGCGCGCATGCCGCTCGACATCCTCAAGCTCGATCGCAGCCTCGTCGAGGAAATGGTGTGCAGCACCCGGGCTGCCACGGTGGTGGCTTCAATCGTCAGCCTGGCGCGGGGCCTGGGCCTCTCGGTCGTGGCCGAGGGCGTACAGGACGAAGGTACCCGCATCGCGCTGACTGCGCTCGCCTGCGAGAGCTTCCAGGGCTATCTCTTCTCGCAGCCGATGACCGCCGAAGAGGTCAGCGCGCGTCTCGCCGCGGTAGGCTGA
- the rhlP gene encoding rhombotarget lipoprotein (RhlP (RHombo-target LipoProtein) is a family of predicted lipoproteins that, in general, co-occurs with a form of rhombosortase, and that has an apparent cleavage site for that enzyme, a GlyGly motif, near the C-terminus.), with translation MHARRLVLLLIPLLFAQLTGCASLWHNQDTHAQSGSAVEYLFPDAKQSPALAPGMTTLPVPVKVGIAFAPPGQWGAGLPEQQKTLLLEKVKGNFASLPYVGKIEVIPSSYLRAKGGFANLEQVARMFDVDVVALVSYDQVQFVDNGVLSMLYWTIVGAYVIQGDRYDVQTMVDAAVFDVASHKLLFRAPGTSRIKGSSTLVNFSEASRDARSAGFNAAVDDLIPNLKGELERFRARIKTDSTVQVVNRPGYSGGGGIGLGGVLIAAGLLILIGLSRRP, from the coding sequence ATGCATGCCCGCCGCCTAGTTCTGTTGCTGATCCCCTTGCTCTTTGCTCAACTCACCGGATGCGCCAGCCTGTGGCACAACCAGGACACGCACGCGCAGTCCGGCAGCGCGGTCGAGTACCTCTTCCCCGATGCCAAGCAGTCACCCGCCCTCGCCCCGGGAATGACTACGCTGCCGGTGCCGGTCAAGGTCGGCATCGCTTTCGCGCCCCCCGGCCAATGGGGCGCCGGCTTGCCGGAACAGCAGAAGACGCTGTTGCTGGAAAAGGTGAAAGGCAACTTCGCGAGCCTGCCCTATGTCGGCAAGATCGAAGTGATTCCGTCGTCCTACCTGCGCGCCAAGGGCGGCTTCGCCAATCTGGAGCAGGTGGCACGCATGTTCGATGTCGACGTCGTTGCACTGGTCTCGTACGACCAGGTGCAGTTCGTCGACAACGGCGTGCTGTCGATGCTGTACTGGACCATCGTAGGCGCCTACGTGATACAGGGTGATCGCTACGATGTGCAGACGATGGTGGACGCCGCGGTGTTCGATGTCGCCAGCCACAAGCTCTTGTTCCGCGCGCCCGGCACGAGCCGCATCAAGGGCAGTTCGACGCTGGTCAATTTCAGCGAGGCTTCGCGCGATGCGCGCAGCGCCGGCTTCAACGCCGCGGTGGATGACCTGATCCCCAATCTGAAGGGCGAACTGGAACGCTTCCGCGCACGGATCAAGACCGACAGTACGGTGCAAGTCGTCAACCGCCCGGGCTATAGCGGCGGCGGGGGAATCGGCCTCGGCGGCGTACTGATTGCCGCCGGCCTGCTGATCCTGATCGGGCTGAGTCGACGTCCGTGA
- the pepN gene encoding aminopeptidase N: protein MRTDTPQAIYLKDYTPPAFQIETVDLDISIEAGFACVTASLACQRNPAAADPSASLVLNGEDLKLESVRLDGRPLGQGEYVLCADQLMIHAELPDSFTLTTVSTINPDGNTQLSGLYRSKDGYFTQCEAEGFRRITWFLDRPDVMAKYTVTIHADKAQFPVLLGNGNPVGAGDEEGGRHWAKWEDPFRKPSYLFAMVAAKLDMLEDWFVTKSGRKVRCAVYVEPGKLDQCGHAMAALKKSMKWDEDVFGLEMDLDHYMIVAVGDFNMGAMENKGLNIFNTKYVLARPDTATDIDFQNIDRVVAHEYFHNWTGNRVTCRDWFQLSLKEGLTVFRDQQFGMDMHSAGVTRIQEVRTLRTAQFPEDAGPMAHPIRPASYAEINNFYSATVYEKGAEVIRMIHTLIGKDAFRKGMDLYFARHDGQAVTCEDFVAAMQDASGLDLTQFKRWYNQAGTPKLLVRGAYDAATKRFTLDVEQQYPATAYEKRLEAEGRAVARGAYHLPLVIGLLGADGRELPLRLAGESAAADTQRVLSITEDRQQFVFEDLAEAPVPSLLRGFSAPVVLDYPYSQADLTHLMARDSDAFCRWEAGQRLATDILMAGVAAFQAGSGDTLAWVPAGYVDAMRALLGSAFAPGGDPALVAEALMLPSEVVLIEATEGTVDPDAIHAARLALRRHLANELKGPFAAAYHELKIDAPYSPEATQAGARALRNACLSYIAEVDDAESLALLQNQFDSANNMTDSMAALSALAQFASPARDAALERFLAKWKDEALVVDKWLQVQSTSRAPDTGARVRALLDHPAFDIRNPNKVYALIRAFCAANPKHFHAADGSGYALAADAILQLDALNPQVAARIARSFDRWRKFDTQRQSLARMALVRVQGHDKLSRDVAEIVGKALES, encoded by the coding sequence ATGCGCACCGACACGCCACAAGCGATCTACCTGAAGGATTACACCCCGCCCGCGTTCCAGATCGAGACCGTCGACCTGGATATCTCGATCGAAGCCGGTTTCGCCTGTGTCACCGCCTCGCTGGCCTGCCAGCGCAACCCCGCCGCTGCGGATCCGAGCGCGAGCCTCGTGCTCAACGGAGAAGACCTGAAGCTGGAGTCGGTGCGCCTCGATGGTCGCCCGCTCGGCCAGGGCGAGTACGTGCTGTGCGCAGATCAGCTGATGATTCACGCCGAACTGCCCGACAGCTTCACGCTGACCACGGTCAGCACGATCAACCCGGACGGCAATACGCAGCTGTCGGGCCTGTACCGCTCGAAGGATGGTTACTTCACCCAGTGCGAGGCCGAAGGCTTTCGCCGCATCACCTGGTTCCTCGACCGGCCTGACGTGATGGCGAAGTACACGGTCACGATCCATGCCGACAAGGCGCAGTTCCCGGTGCTGCTGGGCAACGGTAACCCGGTCGGTGCCGGTGACGAAGAAGGCGGCCGCCACTGGGCGAAGTGGGAAGACCCGTTCCGCAAGCCGAGCTACCTGTTCGCGATGGTCGCGGCCAAACTCGACATGCTCGAAGACTGGTTCGTCACCAAGTCGGGTCGCAAGGTGCGCTGCGCGGTGTACGTGGAGCCGGGCAAGCTCGACCAGTGCGGCCATGCGATGGCAGCGCTGAAGAAGTCGATGAAGTGGGACGAAGACGTGTTCGGTCTGGAGATGGATCTGGACCACTACATGATCGTCGCGGTCGGCGACTTCAACATGGGCGCGATGGAGAACAAGGGCCTCAACATCTTCAACACGAAGTACGTGCTGGCCCGCCCGGACACCGCCACCGACATCGACTTCCAGAACATCGACCGCGTCGTCGCACACGAGTACTTCCACAACTGGACCGGCAACCGCGTGACCTGCCGCGACTGGTTCCAGCTCTCGCTGAAGGAAGGCCTCACGGTGTTCCGTGACCAGCAGTTCGGCATGGACATGCATTCGGCCGGCGTGACCCGTATCCAGGAGGTCCGCACGCTGCGTACCGCACAGTTCCCGGAAGACGCGGGCCCGATGGCGCACCCGATCCGGCCGGCCAGCTACGCCGAGATCAACAACTTCTACAGCGCCACGGTGTACGAGAAGGGCGCTGAAGTGATCCGCATGATCCACACCCTGATCGGCAAGGACGCCTTCCGCAAGGGTATGGATCTCTACTTCGCGCGCCACGACGGTCAGGCGGTGACCTGCGAGGACTTCGTCGCCGCGATGCAGGACGCCTCCGGCCTCGACCTCACACAGTTCAAGCGCTGGTACAACCAGGCCGGCACGCCGAAGCTGCTTGTGCGCGGCGCCTACGACGCAGCCACCAAACGCTTCACGCTGGATGTTGAGCAGCAGTATCCGGCCACCGCGTACGAGAAACGCCTCGAAGCTGAAGGGCGCGCTGTGGCGCGTGGCGCCTATCACCTGCCGCTGGTGATAGGCCTGCTCGGCGCCGACGGTCGCGAACTGCCGCTGCGCCTCGCCGGAGAGAGCGCCGCGGCGGACACACAGCGTGTGCTGTCGATCACCGAAGATCGCCAGCAATTCGTCTTCGAAGACCTCGCTGAGGCGCCCGTGCCTTCGCTGCTGCGCGGCTTCTCGGCCCCGGTGGTGCTCGACTATCCGTACAGCCAGGCAGATCTGACCCACCTGATGGCGCGCGACAGCGACGCCTTCTGTCGCTGGGAAGCGGGTCAGCGCCTCGCGACCGACATCCTGATGGCCGGCGTGGCCGCCTTCCAGGCCGGCAGCGGTGACACGCTCGCCTGGGTGCCGGCAGGCTATGTCGATGCGATGCGCGCGCTGCTCGGCTCGGCCTTCGCGCCGGGTGGCGACCCGGCGCTGGTCGCCGAGGCGCTGATGCTGCCTTCGGAAGTGGTGCTGATCGAGGCCACCGAAGGCACGGTCGATCCGGACGCGATCCACGCCGCACGCCTTGCGCTGCGTCGCCACCTCGCGAACGAACTCAAGGGGCCGTTCGCCGCCGCCTACCACGAGCTGAAGATCGACGCGCCCTACTCACCTGAGGCCACGCAGGCCGGCGCCCGCGCGCTGCGCAATGCCTGCCTCTCCTACATCGCCGAGGTGGACGATGCCGAGTCGCTCGCGCTGCTGCAGAACCAGTTCGACAGCGCCAACAACATGACCGACAGCATGGCCGCGCTGAGCGCGCTCGCGCAGTTCGCCAGCCCGGCGCGCGACGCGGCGCTGGAGCGCTTCCTCGCGAAGTGGAAGGACGAGGCGCTGGTCGTCGACAAGTGGCTGCAGGTGCAGTCGACCTCGCGCGCGCCGGACACCGGCGCCCGGGTGCGCGCCCTGCTCGACCACCCGGCCTTCGACATCCGGAACCCGAACAAGGTCTATGCGCTGATCCGCGCCTTCTGCGCCGCCAACCCGAAGCACTTCCACGCTGCGGACGGGTCCGGTTACGCATTGGCCGCCGATGCGATCCTGCAGCTCGACGCACTGAACCCGCAGGTCGCCGCCCGCATCGCACGCAGCTTCGACCGCTGGCGCAAGTTCGACACCCAGCGCCAATCGCTGGCGCGCATGGCGCTGGTGCGCGTGCAGGGCCATGACAAGCTTTCCCGCGATGTCGCCGAGATCGTCGGCAAGGCGCTGGAAAGCTGA
- a CDS encoding substrate-binding periplasmic protein, whose product MLLAPCSEAGPSTPAPLYFGVSEAWAMPFGEIQTSGGRTALVGGIMKAWQEALAAELGRSAVPVILSRLREEQRDPGIHIDVRCFTTPEWVTDAKARYDWPSPYMTIEERLVGASTSPTVQTLEDLHGKSVGTVLGYHYPLLDPLFASARITRDDAPNEAAAVRKQLAGRVDYTVMRTIDLAYLQRIDPNARALRASSLLITRTSVYCARSKSATISLEQLERAQTRLLGRGAFERILADYRVAPEK is encoded by the coding sequence ATGCTGCTCGCCCCGTGCAGTGAGGCCGGCCCGTCGACGCCCGCGCCACTCTACTTTGGCGTTTCAGAGGCCTGGGCGATGCCGTTTGGCGAGATCCAGACTTCAGGCGGGCGTACCGCGCTGGTCGGCGGCATCATGAAGGCGTGGCAGGAAGCGCTCGCCGCTGAACTCGGGCGCAGCGCTGTCCCGGTGATCCTTTCGCGATTGCGCGAGGAACAGCGTGACCCCGGCATCCACATCGATGTGCGCTGTTTCACCACGCCAGAATGGGTCACCGACGCAAAGGCGCGCTATGACTGGCCTTCCCCCTACATGACCATCGAAGAGCGACTGGTGGGCGCAAGCACCAGCCCGACCGTGCAAACGCTGGAAGACCTGCATGGCAAGTCGGTCGGCACCGTGCTGGGCTACCACTATCCGCTGCTCGATCCGCTGTTTGCGAGCGCCCGCATCACCCGCGACGACGCTCCCAACGAAGCCGCGGCCGTACGCAAGCAACTCGCCGGCCGCGTCGACTACACGGTGATGCGAACGATCGACCTGGCTTACCTGCAGCGCATCGATCCGAATGCGCGAGCGCTGCGTGCGTCGTCGCTGCTCATCACGCGCACCTCGGTGTATTGCGCCCGCAGCAAGTCTGCGACGATCTCGCTGGAGCAACTGGAACGGGCGCAAACCCGATTGCTCGGTCGCGGCGCCTTCGAGCGCATCCTTGCCGACTATCGCGTCGCACCCGAAAAGTAA
- a CDS encoding alpha/beta hydrolase encodes MRRIAGPFCLIGLSALVGACGSGGAEPPATPVKSDPPACVVSDTPTTAGNMIVRVTSLPANQPAADAVFIAGTMNGWKPGDTAWQLKPNCDGSLQVEVPFAKVGDSQQFKFTRGDWKKVEVDANRYDVPNRTLTSDGVHTLAKLTIAKWADLEGGSLGSPPTVTGDVRFQDVEVSPGVTRKLRVYLPPDYATAPAKRYPVLYMFDAQNLYDKKTSGFGKEWQVDETLEAMFKAGQTDGVIVVGIDNAGDAVNRYAEYTGWNWTHPTLGAITARGDQHAAWIVGTVMPLVNSSYRTLTDRANTGLAGSSMGAYMTLYTGAKYPEKFGKLAAFSLVALDDPMQGQHLRDFVAAPGNAFASTTTVYVDVGDAEQLSYTTPALMVSSEGQMCAALQSGGFTPTCKVIAGGIHDETAWSVRLPDILKAWYGK; translated from the coding sequence ATGAGAAGAATTGCCGGACCATTCTGCCTGATCGGGCTAAGCGCGCTGGTCGGCGCTTGCGGTTCGGGCGGAGCGGAGCCCCCCGCGACGCCGGTAAAGAGCGATCCGCCGGCCTGTGTTGTCAGCGATACGCCGACCACAGCGGGCAACATGATCGTGCGCGTGACCTCGTTGCCGGCGAATCAGCCCGCAGCCGATGCCGTCTTCATCGCCGGTACGATGAACGGGTGGAAGCCCGGCGACACCGCCTGGCAACTGAAGCCCAATTGCGACGGATCCCTGCAGGTCGAGGTGCCTTTCGCAAAAGTGGGTGACAGCCAGCAATTCAAGTTCACCCGCGGTGACTGGAAGAAGGTGGAAGTCGACGCCAATCGCTACGACGTGCCCAACCGCACGCTCACTTCGGATGGCGTGCACACGCTTGCAAAGCTCACGATTGCCAAATGGGCCGATCTGGAAGGCGGCAGCCTGGGCAGCCCACCGACTGTGACTGGCGATGTGCGCTTCCAGGACGTCGAGGTCTCGCCCGGCGTGACGCGCAAGCTGCGCGTGTACCTGCCGCCGGACTATGCGACCGCGCCCGCCAAGCGCTACCCGGTGCTGTACATGTTCGACGCGCAGAACCTGTACGACAAGAAGACGTCCGGCTTCGGCAAGGAATGGCAGGTCGACGAAACGCTCGAAGCCATGTTCAAGGCTGGCCAGACCGACGGCGTGATCGTCGTGGGTATCGACAACGCCGGCGATGCGGTGAACCGTTATGCCGAATACACCGGCTGGAACTGGACCCACCCGACCCTTGGCGCCATCACCGCGCGCGGCGACCAGCATGCGGCGTGGATCGTCGGTACGGTGATGCCCCTGGTGAACAGCAGCTACCGCACGCTCACCGATCGGGCGAACACCGGTCTTGCAGGCAGCTCGATGGGTGCCTACATGACGCTCTACACCGGCGCGAAGTACCCGGAGAAGTTCGGCAAGCTTGCCGCCTTCTCGCTCGTGGCGCTGGATGATCCGATGCAGGGCCAGCACCTGCGGGATTTCGTCGCCGCGCCGGGCAATGCATTTGCGTCAACGACCACGGTGTATGTCGACGTCGGCGACGCGGAACAGCTGTCCTACACCACGCCGGCGCTGATGGTCAGCAGCGAAGGCCAGATGTGTGCGGCGCTGCAGAGCGGTGGTTTCACGCCGACCTGCAAGGTCATCGCCGGTGGCATTCACGACGAGACTGCGTGGTCGGTGCGCCTGCCGGACATCCTCAAGGCGTGGTACGGAAAGTGA